A region from the Dinoroseobacter shibae DFL 12 = DSM 16493 genome encodes:
- a CDS encoding ImuA family protein — translation MYPAPMAIHDLTTAGLRPGSLQAQPRPGLTVLPQMRLAYRRVHEVTGLARRFLAVLTAAATERGPVLWIRPDWDREGLNPDGIAAHINPARLLTVHVRRAQDLLWCTEEALRSGAAALVVAELPEPPALTPVRRLHLAAEQGSAREGATLGLLVTPGTGGAAGVESRWSLAPRHRGGRAAWELTRLRDRTAPPAAWTLRRGPSRDTPWITDATPGPG, via the coding sequence ATGTACCCTGCCCCCATGGCGATTCACGACCTTACCACCGCCGGCCTGCGGCCCGGCAGCCTGCAGGCGCAGCCCCGTCCGGGCTTGACCGTCCTGCCGCAGATGCGTCTGGCCTACCGCCGGGTGCACGAGGTGACGGGACTGGCGCGCCGGTTTCTCGCCGTGCTGACCGCGGCGGCCACGGAGCGGGGGCCGGTGCTGTGGATCCGGCCCGACTGGGACCGGGAGGGGCTGAACCCCGACGGGATCGCGGCCCATATCAATCCCGCCCGGCTGCTGACGGTGCATGTCCGGCGGGCGCAGGACCTGCTGTGGTGCACCGAGGAGGCGCTGCGCAGCGGGGCAGCGGCTCTGGTGGTCGCGGAACTGCCCGAACCGCCCGCCCTGACGCCCGTGCGGCGGCTGCACCTGGCCGCCGAGCAGGGCAGCGCGCGGGAGGGGGCGACGCTCGGGCTGCTGGTCACGCCCGGCACGGGCGGGGCCGCGGGGGTCGAGAGCCGCTGGTCGCTTGCCCCGCGCCACCGCGGCGGGCGCGCCGCCTGGGAACTGACGCGGCTGCGCGACCGCACCGCCCCCCCGGCCGCCTGGACCTTGCGGCGCGGCCCGTCCCGCGACACCCCCTGGATCACGGATGCGACACCCGGGCCCGGCTGA
- a CDS encoding YceI family protein — protein MHRRGFFLGALLWPLAGRAAPRPYRLGPGSTVAFTYRLSGIASGGQIPIRDADLRLDFATLGNSRVTVTMDATRARTTLPLADTAMKGPSVLDTARFPTITYASTAMRRTETGAEVLGDLRVRDVTAPVALTARFFRKPDRAPQDLAELVIELTGGLSRAAFGATGFADLVDDRIDLRILAEITRQG, from the coding sequence ATGCACCGGCGTGGTTTCTTCCTCGGGGCGCTGCTCTGGCCGCTGGCCGGACGGGCCGCCCCCCGCCCCTACCGGCTGGGCCCCGGCAGCACCGTGGCCTTCACCTATCGGCTGTCGGGCATTGCCAGCGGCGGACAGATCCCGATCCGCGACGCGGATCTGCGGCTGGATTTCGCGACCTTGGGCAATTCGCGCGTCACGGTCACCATGGACGCGACTAGGGCCCGCACCACCCTGCCGCTGGCCGACACCGCGATGAAGGGGCCCTCGGTGCTCGACACCGCCCGGTTTCCGACGATCACCTATGCCAGCACCGCGATGCGCCGGACCGAGACCGGCGCAGAGGTTCTGGGCGACCTGCGGGTCCGCGACGTGACCGCCCCGGTGGCGCTGACCGCGCGGTTCTTCCGCAAACCGGACCGTGCGCCGCAGGACCTGGCCGAACTGGTGATCGAACTGACCGGGGGACTGAGCCGCGCCGCCTTCGGTGCGACCGGCTTTGCCGACCTGGTCGACGACCGGATCGACCTGCGCATCCTGGCCGAGATCACCCGGCAGGGCTGA
- a CDS encoding YifB family Mg chelatase-like AAA ATPase, which yields MTTRAHTVAFEGVEARPVEVQCALSAGIPSFAIVGLPDKAVSEARERVRAAMSALGLALPSRRITINLSPADLPKEGSHFDLPIALALMAALSIIPAEAVDQTVALGELSLDGTLVPVLGALPAALAAAEAERSLLCPEGCGPEAAWVGGTQVIAAGSLLSVMRHFTGAAPIAPARPGEVETARHLPDMADVKGQERAKRALEVAAAGRHHLMMVGTPGSGKSMLAKRLPGILPPLSAAEALETSMIHSLAGLIDAGGISRLRPFREPHHTASKAAIVGGGKGAKPGEMSLAHNGVLFMDEFPEYPRDVLETLRQPIETGDVVVARANAHLRYPCRFLLVAAANPCKCGMMFDPAQACGRAPGCGTEYLSRISGPLLDRFDIRLDIPPVSFSDLDQPAPAEGSAAIAARVSAAREIQTARFAETPDMRVNGDMEGTLLEEVAAPDTEGRTLLQDAAQRFGLTARGYHRVLKVARTIADLEGAEQVQRPHLAEALSYRIVTREMA from the coding sequence ATGACCACGCGCGCCCATACCGTTGCCTTCGAGGGCGTGGAGGCGCGCCCGGTGGAGGTGCAATGCGCCCTGTCCGCGGGCATCCCCAGCTTTGCCATCGTGGGCCTGCCGGACAAGGCGGTCTCGGAGGCGCGCGAACGGGTGCGCGCGGCGATGTCGGCGCTCGGCCTCGCCCTGCCGTCGCGGCGAATCACGATCAACCTGTCGCCCGCGGACCTGCCCAAGGAAGGCTCCCATTTCGACCTGCCCATCGCGCTGGCGCTGATGGCGGCGCTGTCGATCATCCCCGCCGAGGCGGTCGATCAGACCGTCGCACTGGGGGAGCTGTCCCTCGACGGCACGCTGGTGCCGGTGCTGGGCGCGCTGCCCGCGGCCCTCGCCGCGGCGGAGGCCGAGCGCAGCCTGCTCTGCCCCGAGGGCTGCGGGCCGGAGGCGGCCTGGGTCGGCGGCACCCAGGTGATCGCGGCGGGATCGCTGCTGAGCGTGATGCGCCATTTCACCGGCGCGGCGCCCATCGCCCCCGCCCGCCCCGGCGAGGTCGAGACCGCCCGGCACCTGCCCGACATGGCGGATGTGAAGGGACAGGAGCGCGCCAAGCGCGCGCTGGAGGTGGCCGCCGCCGGGCGGCATCACCTGATGATGGTGGGCACGCCGGGCTCGGGCAAGTCGATGCTGGCCAAGCGCCTGCCCGGCATACTGCCGCCGCTGAGTGCGGCGGAGGCGCTGGAAACCTCGATGATCCACTCGCTGGCGGGGTTGATCGACGCGGGCGGGATCTCGCGACTGCGCCCCTTCCGGGAGCCCCATCATACCGCCTCCAAGGCGGCGATCGTCGGGGGCGGCAAGGGCGCCAAGCCGGGGGAGATGTCGCTGGCCCATAACGGGGTGCTGTTCATGGACGAGTTTCCCGAATACCCCCGCGACGTGCTGGAAACCCTGCGCCAGCCCATCGAGACCGGCGACGTGGTGGTGGCGCGCGCCAACGCACATCTGCGCTACCCCTGCCGGTTCCTGCTGGTGGCGGCGGCTAACCCCTGCAAATGCGGGATGATGTTCGACCCGGCCCAGGCCTGCGGGCGCGCCCCGGGCTGCGGGACCGAGTATCTGAGCCGGATCTCCGGGCCGCTGCTGGACCGGTTCGACATCCGGCTGGACATCCCACCGGTCAGTTTCTCGGACCTGGACCAGCCCGCGCCCGCCGAAGGCTCGGCGGCCATCGCGGCCCGGGTCAGCGCGGCCCGGGAGATCCAGACCGCCCGGTTCGCCGAGACACCCGACATGCGGGTCAATGGCGACATGGAGGGCACCCTGCTCGAAGAGGTCGCGGCGCCGGACACGGAGGGGCGCACCCTGCTGCAGGACGCGGCCCAGCGCTTCGGGCTGACCGCGCGCGGCTATCACCGGGTGTTGAAGGTGGCGCGCACCATCGCCGATCTGGAAGGGGCGGAGCAAGTCCAGCGCCCGCACCTGGCCGAGGCGCTGAGCTACCGGATCGTCACCCGGGAAATGGCCTAG
- the gshB gene encoding glutathione synthase, which yields MSLNVAFQMDPITEVDIAADSSFRLAEEAQSRGHSLFVYGPADLTYDRGALKATGHSCRVQRVAGQPAILGARETVDLSTMDVVWLRQDPPFDMGYITTTHLLDMVGSQTLVVNDPFWVRNAPEKLLVLQFPDLTPPTMIARNLDDLKKFKAEFGDVILKPLYGNGGAGVFRLTPEDRNLNSLHELFSAINREPLIMQQFLPDVARGDKRIILVDGAPIGAINRVPAAGETRSNMHVGGRPEPVTLTDRDREICDRIGPFLREKGQVFVGIDVIGPFLTEINVTSPTGLQELERFDGTNGAALIWDAIEARRAAA from the coding sequence ATGAGCCTGAACGTCGCTTTCCAGATGGACCCGATCACCGAGGTCGACATTGCCGCCGACAGCTCCTTCCGGCTGGCCGAAGAGGCCCAGTCGCGCGGGCATTCGCTTTTTGTCTACGGCCCGGCGGACCTGACCTATGACCGAGGCGCGCTGAAGGCCACAGGGCACAGCTGCCGCGTGCAGCGGGTCGCGGGCCAGCCCGCCATTCTCGGGGCGCGCGAGACGGTCGATCTGTCCACCATGGACGTGGTCTGGCTGCGCCAGGACCCGCCCTTCGACATGGGCTACATCACCACGACCCATCTGCTCGACATGGTCGGGTCCCAAACGCTGGTGGTCAATGACCCGTTCTGGGTCCGCAACGCGCCCGAGAAGCTGCTGGTGCTGCAATTTCCCGACCTCACCCCGCCCACGATGATCGCCCGCAATCTCGACGACCTGAAGAAGTTCAAGGCCGAGTTCGGCGATGTAATCCTCAAGCCGCTCTACGGCAATGGCGGCGCGGGCGTCTTCCGGCTCACCCCCGAGGATCGCAACCTCAACTCCCTGCATGAGCTGTTCTCGGCGATCAACCGCGAGCCCCTGATCATGCAGCAGTTCCTGCCGGACGTGGCCAGGGGCGACAAGCGGATCATCCTGGTGGACGGCGCGCCCATCGGCGCCATCAACCGGGTGCCCGCGGCCGGCGAGACCCGCTCGAACATGCATGTGGGCGGGCGGCCGGAGCCCGTGACCCTGACGGATCGCGATCGCGAGATCTGCGACCGGATCGGTCCGTTCCTGCGCGAGAAGGGCCAGGTATTTGTCGGCATCGACGTGATCGGCCCCTTCCTGACGGAGATCAACGTAACCTCGCCCACGGGCCTGCAGGAGCTGGAGCGGTTCGACGGCACCAACGGCGCAGCCCTGATCTGGGACGCGATCGAGGCCCGCCGGGCCGCCGCCTAG
- a CDS encoding YraN family protein, giving the protein MTIAVQTRDLSPLARARQARGTRAMLSGAAAEARVERAYRDRGCDVLATRWRGSGGEVDLIVRRGDLLVFVEVKSSASYTRAIESLSLAQLTRIQNTALEFLDRSPDLAGLEMRFDLAVVEGSGRFRVLANITM; this is encoded by the coding sequence ATGACTATTGCCGTCCAGACCCGTGATCTGTCGCCCCTCGCGCGCGCCCGTCAGGCGCGCGGCACCCGTGCCATGCTGTCGGGCGCTGCCGCCGAGGCGCGGGTCGAACGGGCCTATCGCGACCGGGGCTGCGACGTGCTCGCCACCCGCTGGCGCGGCAGCGGCGGGGAGGTGGATCTCATCGTGCGGCGGGGTGACCTTCTGGTCTTCGTCGAGGTCAAGTCCAGTGCCAGCTATACCCGCGCCATCGAAAGCCTCAGCCTGGCGCAGCTGACCCGCATCCAGAATACCGCGCTCGAATTCCTCGACCGCAGCCCCGATCTGGCGGGGCTGGAGATGCGGTTCGACCTTGCGGTCGTGGAGGGCAGCGGGCGGTTCCGTGTGCTGGCGAACATCACCATGTGA
- the rsmI gene encoding 16S rRNA (cytidine(1402)-2'-O)-methyltransferase, translating to MAQTLQAGLLLVSTPIGNARDITLRALDALREADVLVAEDTRSLRRLMEIHGVPLAGRPLLAYHDHSGPPARQKVLAYLTEGQRVVYASEAGTPLIADPGYDLVRAAREAGVAVSAAPGPAAAIMALSLSGLPTDRFFFAGFLPSQAGGRRKALRALGAVPGTLIFYESPKRLKKSLADMAEILGPGRDAVVARELTKLFEQVAAAPLGDLAERYAEAATPKGEIVVLVGPGAEGEIGEDDLTALLQAALARHSTKDAVAEVCAQTGLPRKQVYQKALALLNGS from the coding sequence TTGGCTCAAACCCTGCAAGCGGGACTGCTGCTCGTCTCGACCCCGATCGGGAATGCCCGGGACATCACCCTGCGCGCGCTGGATGCCCTGCGGGAGGCGGATGTGCTGGTGGCCGAGGACACGCGCAGCTTGCGGCGGCTGATGGAGATCCACGGGGTGCCGCTCGCGGGGCGCCCGCTGCTGGCCTATCACGATCATTCCGGCCCGCCGGCGCGACAGAAGGTGCTGGCGTATCTGACCGAAGGCCAGCGTGTCGTCTATGCGTCCGAGGCCGGAACCCCGCTGATCGCCGATCCCGGCTACGACCTGGTGCGCGCGGCCCGTGAGGCGGGGGTGGCGGTGAGCGCGGCGCCGGGACCGGCAGCGGCGATCATGGCCCTGAGCCTGTCCGGCCTGCCCACGGACCGGTTCTTCTTTGCCGGTTTCCTGCCGTCCCAGGCTGGCGGGCGGCGCAAGGCGCTGCGGGCGCTCGGGGCGGTGCCCGGAACGCTGATTTTCTACGAGAGCCCCAAGCGGCTGAAAAAGAGCCTCGCGGACATGGCGGAGATTCTCGGCCCCGGTCGCGACGCCGTGGTGGCGCGGGAGTTGACCAAGCTCTTCGAGCAGGTCGCGGCGGCCCCGCTGGGCGATCTGGCCGAGCGGTACGCCGAGGCCGCGACGCCCAAGGGCGAGATCGTGGTGCTGGTGGGGCCGGGCGCGGAGGGCGAAATCGGTGAAGACGACCTGACGGCGCTGCTGCAGGCGGCGCTGGCGCGGCACTCCACCAAGGATGCGGTGGCCGAGGTCTGCGCCCAGACCGGGCTGCCCCGCAAGCAGGTGTATCAAAAGGCGCTGGCGCTCTTAAACGGGTCTTAA
- a CDS encoding penicillin-binding protein activator, whose amino-acid sequence MFNRFFSRRKALRAGVAAAAATVALAACDVPVGGGGGGPSINARAPVPVALLVPYGTENASEVNLARSLENAARLAIADLDGVEIDLKVYATAGSPEQAATVAREAVADGARILLGPVFSAAANAAGVAVAPRGINVLSFSNNTAIAGGNVFVLGNTFENTARRVVSYLASLGNRSVLVAYPQSQVGTVGRDAVVQAIATTGSQNAGTFSYEPSQTGVINAVPEIAGAVRASGATAIVLADDTTGGVPLLSQLLLENGVDPTETQFVGLTRWDQPAATLELPGLQGGLFALPDPALTSLFQDRYVAAFGAQPHPIAGLAYDGIAAIGALVKSQQGQALTTSALTQGAGFAGVSGTFRLRADGTNERALAVARIVDRSVTIVSPAQRSFGLEGGS is encoded by the coding sequence ATGTTCAATCGTTTCTTCTCAAGGCGCAAGGCTCTGCGCGCCGGCGTCGCGGCGGCGGCGGCCACGGTCGCGCTTGCGGCCTGCGATGTGCCGGTGGGCGGCGGCGGCGGCGGGCCGTCGATCAATGCCCGCGCCCCCGTGCCCGTGGCACTTCTCGTCCCCTATGGCACCGAGAACGCGAGCGAGGTCAATCTTGCCCGCTCTCTCGAGAACGCGGCCCGGCTGGCGATTGCCGACCTCGACGGGGTGGAGATCGACCTCAAGGTCTACGCCACCGCCGGCAGCCCCGAGCAGGCGGCGACCGTCGCCCGCGAGGCCGTGGCGGACGGGGCGCGCATCCTGCTCGGGCCGGTCTTTTCGGCGGCCGCGAATGCCGCCGGTGTGGCGGTCGCACCCCGCGGGATCAACGTTCTGAGCTTTTCCAACAACACCGCCATTGCGGGCGGCAATGTCTTCGTGCTGGGCAACACCTTCGAGAATACCGCGCGCCGGGTGGTGTCTTACCTGGCCAGCCTGGGCAACCGGTCGGTCCTCGTCGCCTACCCGCAGAGCCAGGTCGGCACCGTGGGCCGGGACGCGGTCGTGCAGGCCATCGCGACGACCGGGTCGCAGAACGCCGGCACGTTCAGCTACGAGCCGTCCCAGACCGGGGTGATCAACGCGGTGCCCGAGATCGCCGGCGCCGTGCGCGCCAGCGGGGCCACCGCTATCGTTCTGGCGGATGACACCACCGGGGGCGTGCCGCTGCTGTCGCAACTGCTGCTGGAGAACGGGGTCGATCCCACCGAGACCCAGTTCGTCGGCCTGACGCGCTGGGATCAGCCCGCGGCCACGCTGGAGCTGCCCGGACTGCAAGGCGGGCTGTTCGCCCTGCCGGACCCGGCGCTGACCAGTCTTTTCCAGGATCGCTACGTGGCTGCCTTTGGCGCGCAGCCGCACCCGATCGCGGGGCTGGCCTATGACGGGATCGCGGCCATCGGCGCATTGGTGAAATCGCAGCAGGGCCAGGCCCTGACCACCTCGGCCCTGACCCAGGGCGCGGGGTTCGCGGGCGTGTCCGGCACCTTCCGCCTGCGCGCGGACGGCACCAACGAGCGCGCGCTCGCCGTGGCCCGGATCGTCGACCGCTCGGTCACCATCGTCTCCCCCGCCCAGCGCAGCTTCGGCCTCGAAGGCGGGTCCTGA
- a CDS encoding [protein-PII] uridylyltransferase, protein MPAQAVDVALSPPPASTAPAGGIGLVNLPLVAPADAIFDTATIRAEADRLSQAEGASASAVRKAVVGLLKDARKQGLATIRAGLDAAPFSARETVRAYAYLTDGLVTTALHVAQTHLHPLPTPTDGERLSVLAVGGYGRGEMALHSDVDLLFLTPYKITPWAESVIETTLYMLWDLKLKVGHASRTVRDCLRLARDDYTIRTALLENRLLYGDAELAAKLRKRLKSELFQGTSQDYIEAKLEEREQRHTRQGGQRFMLEPNVKEGKGGLRDLQSLYWIAKYVHGVETVQELENLGVFTHEERVLFDTAETFLWAVRCHLHIVSGRATDQLTFDMQVEVADRLGFADRDGRRGVEHFMQLYFRHATSVGDLTRIFLTALEASHAKREPRLIGMIKRSRRKKVKEAYEVRQNRLAIADPETFFRDPINMLRIFEEALRTGYLLHPDAMLRIKANLSLIDNRVRSNKEANRIFFDLLLKHGNPERALRRMNELGVLGALIPEFQKIVAMMQFNVYHQYTVDEHIIQCISNLAEIERGELVESLPVASRILKQGVNRKVLYTALLLHDIGKGRPEDHSVVGAQIARQVAPHMGFNPRDCETVEWLVRYHLLMSDMAQKRDLADPRTIRDFAKAVRTRERLDLLTVLTVCDIRGVGPGTWNNWKAQLIRSLYWMTAEALENGLEDLNRETLETDAKRALRAALSDWPRKDLRLETGRHYGPYWQGLPGDAHVTLAHLLRGIEDDQVRLDLTLDADRDVTRVSFAMADHPGIFARLAGALALVGANVVDARTYTTKDGYVTACFWVQDADGKPYDESRLPRLRKMIDKTLSGEVVTSQALVSKDKVKKRDAQFRFPTSISFDNEGSEIYTLIEVDTRDRPGLLFDLAKALADANIYVASAQIATYGAQVVDTFYVKDMFGLKLHGEAKQRTIEKRLREAVEHGAERART, encoded by the coding sequence GTGCCCGCGCAGGCCGTCGATGTCGCCCTGTCCCCGCCCCCGGCCAGCACGGCGCCGGCGGGTGGGATCGGCCTGGTCAACCTGCCGCTCGTCGCCCCCGCCGACGCGATCTTCGACACCGCCACGATCCGGGCCGAGGCCGACCGGCTGAGCCAAGCGGAGGGCGCCTCCGCGAGCGCGGTCCGCAAGGCGGTGGTCGGATTGCTCAAGGACGCCCGCAAACAGGGCCTTGCCACGATCCGGGCCGGGCTCGACGCCGCGCCGTTCAGTGCCCGCGAGACCGTGCGCGCCTATGCCTACCTGACCGACGGGCTGGTCACGACCGCCCTGCACGTGGCCCAGACCCACCTGCACCCGCTGCCCACCCCGACCGATGGCGAACGGCTCAGCGTGCTGGCCGTGGGCGGCTACGGGCGGGGCGAGATGGCGCTCCATTCCGATGTCGATCTGCTGTTCCTGACGCCCTACAAGATCACGCCCTGGGCCGAGAGCGTGATCGAGACCACCCTCTACATGCTGTGGGATCTCAAGCTGAAGGTCGGCCATGCCTCGCGCACGGTGCGCGACTGCCTGCGGCTGGCGCGCGACGACTACACGATCCGCACCGCCCTGCTGGAAAACCGGCTGCTCTATGGCGACGCGGAGCTCGCAGCCAAGCTGCGCAAACGGCTGAAGTCCGAGCTCTTTCAGGGCACCTCCCAGGATTACATCGAAGCCAAGCTGGAGGAGCGGGAGCAGCGCCACACCCGCCAGGGCGGGCAGCGTTTCATGCTGGAGCCCAACGTCAAGGAAGGCAAGGGCGGGCTGCGCGACCTGCAATCGCTCTACTGGATCGCGAAATACGTCCACGGGGTCGAAACCGTCCAGGAGCTCGAGAACCTCGGCGTCTTCACCCACGAGGAACGCGTGCTTTTCGATACCGCGGAAACCTTCCTCTGGGCGGTGCGGTGCCACCTGCACATCGTGTCGGGCCGGGCCACGGACCAGCTGACCTTCGACATGCAGGTCGAGGTGGCCGACCGGCTGGGCTTTGCCGACCGGGACGGGCGGCGCGGGGTCGAGCATTTCATGCAGCTCTATTTCCGCCACGCCACCAGCGTGGGCGACCTCACCCGCATCTTCCTGACCGCGCTGGAGGCCAGCCACGCCAAACGGGAGCCCCGCCTGATCGGGATGATCAAACGCTCCCGCCGCAAGAAGGTGAAAGAGGCCTATGAAGTGCGCCAGAACCGTCTGGCCATCGCCGACCCCGAGACCTTCTTCCGAGACCCGATCAACATGCTGCGCATCTTCGAGGAAGCGCTGCGCACCGGCTACCTGCTGCACCCGGACGCGATGCTGCGGATCAAGGCGAACCTGTCGCTGATCGACAATCGCGTGCGATCCAACAAGGAGGCCAACCGGATCTTCTTCGACCTGCTGTTGAAACACGGCAACCCCGAGCGTGCCCTGCGCCGGATGAACGAGCTTGGCGTGCTCGGCGCGCTGATCCCCGAGTTCCAGAAGATCGTCGCCATGATGCAGTTCAACGTCTACCACCAGTACACGGTGGACGAGCACATCATCCAGTGCATCTCGAACCTGGCCGAGATCGAGCGCGGCGAGCTGGTCGAGAGCCTGCCCGTGGCCAGTCGCATCCTCAAGCAGGGGGTGAACCGCAAGGTGCTCTATACCGCGCTCCTGCTCCATGACATCGGCAAGGGTCGGCCCGAGGACCATTCGGTCGTCGGCGCACAGATCGCCCGCCAGGTCGCGCCGCACATGGGCTTCAACCCGCGCGATTGCGAAACCGTGGAATGGCTGGTGCGCTATCACCTGCTGATGTCCGACATGGCGCAGAAACGCGATCTGGCCGATCCGCGCACCATCCGCGATTTTGCCAAGGCCGTGCGCACCCGCGAACGGCTCGACCTGCTGACGGTGCTGACCGTGTGCGATATCCGCGGCGTCGGGCCCGGGACCTGGAACAACTGGAAGGCGCAGCTGATCCGGTCGCTCTACTGGATGACCGCCGAGGCGCTGGAAAACGGGCTTGAGGATCTGAACCGCGAAACCCTGGAGACCGACGCCAAGCGCGCCCTGCGCGCTGCCCTGTCGGACTGGCCGCGCAAGGACCTGCGGCTGGAGACCGGGCGCCATTATGGCCCCTACTGGCAAGGCCTGCCCGGCGATGCCCATGTCACGCTGGCGCATCTGCTGCGCGGGATCGAGGATGACCAGGTCCGGCTCGACCTGACGCTGGACGCGGACCGCGACGTGACCCGCGTGTCCTTCGCCATGGCCGATCACCCGGGCATCTTCGCCCGGCTCGCGGGGGCCCTGGCCCTGGTTGGGGCCAACGTGGTGGACGCGCGCACCTACACCACCAAGGACGGCTATGTCACCGCCTGTTTCTGGGTGCAGGACGCCGATGGCAAACCCTATGACGAGTCGCGCCTGCCCCGCCTGCGCAAGATGATCGACAAGACCCTCAGCGGCGAGGTCGTCACCAGCCAGGCCCTGGTCAGCAAGGACAAGGTCAAGAAACGCGACGCCCAGTTCCGCTTCCCGACCTCGATCAGTTTCGACAACGAAGGCTCCGAGATCTACACCCTGATCGAGGTCGACACCCGCGACCGCCCCGGGCTGCTGTTCGATCTGGCCAAGGCGCTGGCCGATGCCAATATCTACGTCGCCTCCGCCCAGATCGCGACCTACGGGGCGCAGGTGGTCGACACGTTCTACGTCAAGGACATGTTCGGCCTGAAGCTGCATGGCGAGGCCAAGCAGAGGACCATCGAGAAGCGCCTGCGCGAGGCAGTGGAACACGGCGCGGAGCGCGCGCGGACATGA
- the murJ gene encoding murein biosynthesis integral membrane protein MurJ, which yields MKPIRLLAGFMTVGLWTMGSRVLGFVRDILIAGLLGAGPVADAFFVAFSLPNMFRRFFAEGAFNMAFVPMFSKRVQSGDDPEGFARDALSGLGLILILFTLVALAAMPWLVLAMASGFVGDARFDLAVGFGRIVFVYILFISLAALLSGVLNATGRFAAAAAAPILLNVILITALLVAETGVLEEVLILGGIGAFELGEIAGLHHGTMLAIGVVLAGIAQLWLLWRAAAKAGFPLRPRRPRMTPELKRLAIIAAPAALAGGVVQVNLLVGRQVASFFDGAIAWLNYADRLYQLPLGVVGIAIGIVLLPDLSRRLQAGDTAGGQDAFNRAGEICLALTVPAAVALLCIPEALVSVLFERGRFTAEDSAATALAVAVYGVGLPAFVLQKVFQPLFFAREDTRSPLRYALWAMVVNAGIAIGLAPVIGYVAAALGASLAGWAMVWLLWRGSRPLGEAAAFDARFKARIGRIVLAALAMGAVLLGAQELLSEALRTPTLRYGALAALVALGIVSYGAAGHLLGAFRMAEVKRALRRGP from the coding sequence GTGAAACCGATCCGGCTGCTGGCGGGGTTCATGACCGTGGGGCTGTGGACCATGGGAAGCCGGGTGCTGGGCTTCGTCCGCGATATCCTGATCGCGGGGCTCCTGGGCGCGGGGCCGGTGGCGGACGCGTTTTTCGTGGCGTTCTCCCTGCCCAACATGTTCCGCCGGTTCTTCGCCGAGGGCGCGTTCAACATGGCCTTCGTGCCCATGTTCTCCAAACGGGTCCAGAGCGGCGACGACCCCGAAGGCTTCGCCCGCGACGCCCTGTCGGGGCTGGGGCTGATCCTGATCCTGTTCACCCTGGTCGCCCTCGCGGCGATGCCCTGGCTGGTGCTGGCCATGGCGTCGGGGTTCGTCGGGGACGCGCGGTTCGACCTGGCCGTGGGCTTCGGGCGGATCGTGTTCGTCTACATCCTGTTCATCTCCCTCGCGGCGCTGCTGTCGGGGGTGCTGAACGCCACCGGGCGCTTCGCGGCGGCCGCCGCGGCACCCATCCTGCTCAACGTGATCTTGATCACCGCGCTGCTGGTCGCCGAGACCGGCGTGCTGGAAGAGGTGCTGATCCTCGGCGGGATCGGCGCGTTCGAGCTGGGCGAGATCGCCGGGCTGCACCACGGCACCATGCTGGCCATCGGCGTCGTGCTGGCCGGGATCGCGCAGCTTTGGCTTCTGTGGCGCGCGGCGGCGAAGGCGGGCTTCCCGCTGCGCCCGCGCCGCCCGCGCATGACGCCGGAACTCAAGCGGCTCGCCATCATCGCCGCCCCCGCCGCCCTCGCGGGCGGCGTGGTGCAGGTCAACCTGCTGGTGGGCCGCCAGGTGGCGAGCTTCTTCGACGGAGCCATCGCCTGGCTGAACTATGCCGACCGTCTCTACCAGCTGCCCCTGGGGGTCGTGGGTATCGCCATCGGGATCGTCCTGCTGCCGGACCTGTCGCGCAGGCTCCAGGCCGGCGATACCGCGGGCGGGCAGGACGCGTTCAACCGCGCGGGCGAGATCTGCCTCGCCCTGACCGTGCCCGCCGCCGTGGCGCTGCTCTGCATCCCCGAGGCGTTGGTCTCGGTCCTGTTCGAACGCGGGCGCTTCACCGCCGAGGACAGCGCCGCGACCGCGCTCGCCGTGGCGGTCTACGGGGTCGGCCTGCCCGCCTTCGTGCTGCAAAAGGTGTTCCAGCCGCTGTTTTTCGCCCGCGAGGACACCCGCAGCCCCCTGCGCTACGCGCTCTGGGCGATGGTCGTGAATGCCGGCATCGCGATCGGACTGGCCCCGGTGATCGGCTATGTCGCCGCCGCCCTCGGGGCGTCCCTGGCGGGCTGGGCGATGGTCTGGCTGCTTTGGCGCGGCTCCCGCCCCCTGGGGGAGGCCGCGGCCTTCGACGCCCGGTTCAAGGCGCGGATCGGACGGATCGTTCTGGCGGCCCTGGCCATGGGCGCGGTCCTGCTGGGCGCGCAAGAGCTGCTGTCGGAAGCTTTGCGCACGCCCACCCTGCGCTACGGCGCGCTGGCCGCCCTCGTGGCCCTCGGGATCGTCAGCTATGGCGCGGCCGGGCATCTGCTGGGCGCCTTCCGGATGGCCGAGGTCAAGCGCGCCCTGCGCCGCGGGCCCTGA